A genome region from Chloroflexota bacterium includes the following:
- the purS gene encoding phosphoribosylformylglycinamidine synthase subunit PurS, whose translation MYLAKVYITLKPTVNDPQGLTIKGALHNLGFASVEDVRAGKYIEVRIKEKNLTKAKEQVNEMCRKLLANPVIENYRFDLEKL comes from the coding sequence ATGTACCTAGCTAAAGTCTATATCACACTCAAGCCAACGGTGAACGACCCACAAGGTTTAACCATAAAAGGTGCCCTGCACAATCTCGGCTTTGCCTCGGTCGAAGATGTCCGTGCCGGTAAATACATCGAGGTCCGAATCAAAGAGAAAAACCTGACCAAAGCCAAGGAGCAGGTGAACGAGATGTGTCGCAAACTGCTGGCCAACCCAGTCATCGAAAACTATCGCTTCGACCTAGAGAAGCTTTAG
- a CDS encoding phosphoribosylaminoimidazolesuccinocarboxamide synthase, with protein sequence MSKVLYEANLGLPLFCRGKVRDTYALGDKLLIISTDRLSAFDVVLPDPIPDKGRVLNQLSCFWFEKTSQVMPNHLVAAVDATNSFKRYFPSENTLPDYLIGRSMITLKAERVPVECVVRGYLSGSAWAEYKEAGTISGMSAPKGLQESQELPKPIFTPTTKAETGHDEPLKKQELENLVGKSTAGELEEKSLAVYHYARDYARGRDIIIADTKLEFGFVDGKLILIDELLTPDSSRFWDAAQYTVGRSQPSLDKQPVRDWLVAAGWNKEPPAPMLPPKVIEATTRRYVEAYQRLTGRTLQDVPS encoded by the coding sequence ATGTCAAAAGTCTTATACGAGGCAAATTTAGGTCTTCCTCTATTCTGCCGGGGAAAAGTACGTGACACTTATGCCCTGGGTGATAAGCTGCTAATCATTTCTACTGACCGCCTCTCCGCATTCGACGTTGTCCTGCCTGACCCCATTCCAGATAAAGGCAGGGTGCTCAACCAGCTCTCATGTTTCTGGTTTGAAAAGACGAGCCAAGTTATGCCTAACCATCTGGTAGCAGCGGTTGACGCAACAAATTCATTCAAGCGGTACTTCCCATCTGAAAACACCCTGCCGGACTATCTTATCGGCCGGTCTATGATTACTCTCAAAGCTGAGCGCGTTCCCGTTGAATGCGTAGTTCGGGGCTATCTTTCAGGCTCAGCCTGGGCAGAATACAAAGAAGCTGGAACCATATCAGGCATGTCGGCACCCAAAGGATTGCAAGAAAGCCAGGAACTGCCTAAACCCATATTCACACCAACCACCAAAGCCGAAACCGGACATGATGAGCCTCTCAAAAAACAAGAGCTGGAAAACCTGGTGGGGAAATCCACCGCTGGTGAGCTTGAGGAAAAGAGCTTGGCTGTTTACCACTACGCCCGAGACTACGCCAGAGGACGGGATATTATCATTGCCGATACCAAGTTAGAGTTCGGCTTTGTTGATGGCAAGCTTATCCTGATTGACGAGCTACTGACGCCAGATTCAAGTCGTTTCTGGGACGCTGCTCAATATACTGTGGGACGCTCTCAACCCAGCCTGGACAAGCAGCCGGTTCGCGACTGGCTGGTAGCTGCGGGCTGGAACAAGGAGCCGCCAGCACCCATGCTGCCGCCTAAAGTAATCGAGGCTACAACTCGCCGCTATGTTGAAGCATACCAACGACTGACTGGAAGGACACTACAAGATGTACCTAGCTAA
- a CDS encoding adenylosuccinate lyase, with translation MIERYSRPQMKKIWSEENKFNKWLQVEIAVCEAWAEIGSIPKEAIPKIKKAGFSLERIGEILKITHHDMTAFLQAVAEGLGEESRFIHLGLTSSDVMDTALSLQLKEASKLLAQDIAEMISVLEDKAIEHKHTLMIGRTHGVHAEPITFGLKLALWAQEMKRNVFRLTEAEKIISVGKISGAVGSYATVPPEVEDKTCTNLGLTPAPISSQIIQRDRHAQFVTTLAIIASSLEKFATEIRSLQRTEVLETEEPFAAGQTGSSAMPHKRNPELCERVCGLARLVRGYALTSMENIALWHERDISHSSNERVILPDSCLVLDYILNIFTSVMKDLQVYPENMRRNLELTQGLVFSQRVLIALIDRGLSRQKAYELVQRNAMKAWKQKTSFLNLLKADTEVTAHLSESELKSLFDYNYFVRHVDEIFRRLGLTEKKRAKTVKAAEVAPQAL, from the coding sequence ATGATTGAGCGTTATTCCCGACCACAGATGAAAAAAATATGGTCTGAAGAAAACAAGTTCAATAAATGGCTTCAGGTAGAGATAGCTGTCTGTGAAGCCTGGGCAGAAATAGGTTCCATCCCCAAAGAGGCTATACCCAAAATAAAGAAAGCTGGTTTTAGTCTGGAGCGCATCGGCGAAATTCTAAAAATAACTCACCACGATATGACCGCCTTCCTTCAAGCAGTAGCCGAAGGACTCGGTGAGGAGTCTCGCTTCATTCACCTCGGACTCACCTCCTCCGATGTCATGGATACTGCCCTTAGCCTACAACTGAAAGAGGCTTCAAAACTCCTAGCTCAAGACATTGCTGAGATGATCTCAGTTCTGGAAGATAAAGCTATTGAGCACAAGCACACCCTAATGATAGGACGGACGCATGGCGTTCACGCTGAGCCTATTACCTTCGGCCTCAAACTGGCTCTATGGGCACAGGAGATGAAACGCAATGTCTTTCGCTTGACTGAAGCGGAAAAAATTATCAGCGTCGGCAAAATCTCTGGAGCCGTAGGCAGCTATGCCACTGTGCCACCGGAAGTTGAAGACAAAACCTGCACTAACCTAGGGCTAACCCCAGCGCCGATATCAAGCCAGATTATCCAGCGCGACCGCCACGCCCAGTTCGTCACCACCCTGGCTATCATCGCCAGCTCACTGGAGAAATTCGCCACCGAAATCAGAAGCCTACAACGAACCGAAGTTCTGGAAACTGAAGAGCCTTTCGCGGCTGGACAAACCGGCTCTTCGGCCATGCCCCACAAGCGCAACCCAGAGCTCTGTGAACGCGTCTGCGGGCTAGCACGGCTAGTAAGAGGTTATGCCCTAACTTCCATGGAAAATATCGCCTTATGGCATGAGAGGGACATCAGCCATTCTTCCAATGAACGAGTAATTCTCCCCGACTCCTGCCTGGTTCTGGACTACATCCTGAACATATTCACTTCAGTGATGAAAGACCTTCAGGTCTATCCCGAGAATATGCGCCGAAACCTTGAGCTTACTCAAGGCTTAGTCTTTTCCCAGCGTGTACTCATAGCATTAATAGACAGAGGCTTGAGCCGACAAAAAGCTTACGAATTAGTCCAGCGAAACGCCATGAAGGCCTGGAAACAAAAAACCAGCTTCTTGAACCTGCTCAAAGCTGATACCGAGGTAACAGCTCATCTATCTGAATCAGAATTAAAGTCACTTTTCGACTACAACTATTTCGTCAGACACGTGGATGAAATTTTCCGCCGGCTAGGTTTAACCGAGAAAAAGAGGGCCAAGACAGTTAAAGCAGCGGAAGTGGCACCACAAGCACTTTGA
- the holA gene encoding DNA polymerase III subunit delta: MFYILYGKDDFSLQQALEEIKSELGNQEMLAVNINMLDGQQLSPSQLKDACSAVPFLCSHRLVIVKGLLGRFELKSGSERRATRSRAKLDSALEEWIKLAEYVKQMPPTTVLVLIDGEVKSNNRFLKSLASLAKVKGFAPFSDRDLGEWIQERVTQGGGTISPGAVKLLVGLVGADLWTVSSEIDKLLAYCSGQVITEDSVKQVTSYAREANIFALVDAILEGRRKVAQQLLHRLLQEGASPSYVLTMITRQLRLIVMAKDLGSKLSRPENRDRLELTSDYGLEKAVRQAKAYTLERIKKAYHQLLEADIAIKTGKYDGDLALELLVVEL, translated from the coding sequence TTGTTCTACATACTCTACGGGAAAGACGATTTCTCTCTCCAGCAAGCACTGGAGGAGATAAAAAGTGAGCTGGGCAACCAGGAGATGCTGGCAGTTAATATCAACATGTTGGATGGCCAGCAGCTAAGCCCAAGCCAGCTCAAGGATGCCTGCAGTGCCGTCCCATTCTTGTGCTCCCACAGGCTAGTCATCGTTAAAGGCTTGCTGGGACGTTTCGAATTAAAGTCTGGGTCGGAACGACGAGCGACTCGCTCTAGAGCGAAACTTGACTCAGCGCTGGAGGAATGGATTAAGCTGGCCGAATATGTCAAGCAGATGCCACCGACTACTGTGCTGGTCTTAATTGATGGCGAAGTGAAGTCTAACAATCGTTTTTTGAAGTCCCTAGCGTCGCTGGCCAAAGTTAAGGGTTTTGCTCCGTTTAGTGATAGAGACCTGGGCGAGTGGATACAAGAGCGGGTAACACAAGGTGGTGGCACCATCTCACCCGGAGCAGTCAAGCTGCTGGTTGGGCTTGTCGGTGCCGATTTATGGACTGTGAGCAGCGAAATAGATAAGCTACTTGCCTATTGTTCAGGTCAGGTTATCACCGAGGACAGTGTCAAACAGGTAACGAGTTATGCCAGAGAGGCTAATATCTTTGCCCTGGTGGATGCTATTCTTGAGGGGCGAAGAAAGGTGGCTCAGCAATTGCTCCATCGATTACTTCAGGAGGGGGCCTCTCCTTCTTATGTTTTAACTATGATTACACGGCAGCTTCGTTTAATAGTCATGGCTAAAGACCTGGGTTCCAAATTGTCTCGACCTGAAAATCGAGACAGGCTGGAACTGACTTCGGACTATGGCTTGGAGAAGGCAGTAAGGCAAGCCAAGGCATACACTTTAGAGCGGATAAAAAAAGCCTATCACCAACTCTTGGAAGCTGATATCGCTATCAAGACCGGTAAATATGATGGTGACCTGGCTCTTGAACTTCTGGTTGTTGAACTTTAA
- a CDS encoding glucose-1-phosphate adenylyltransferase, with translation MNRVLAMILAGGASERLSILSAERAKPAVPFGGKYRIIDFTLSNCANSRISNVAVLTQFNPRSLVQHIGVGRPWDLDRTTGAVVLLQPFLSRSTRDWYKGTADAVYQNLYYVEDQKVDEVLILAGDHIYTMRYDHMIHTHRNRQADVTVAVTEVPLSEVSRFGIITLDHNERVISFQEKPRTAKSNLASMGIYVFDKNVLIDCLEEYAQRKGGHDFGQDILPEIIGKHKVYGYRFRGYWRDVGTIESYWQANMDLIVDLPDLNLYDAAAEVRTVHRDRPPAKLGPNAQIAKSLVSNGAIINGNVERSIIFPGVFVEDDAVVRDSIIFDDTTVGGGAIVDKSIVDKQVWISPGSHIGYGDDFTPSKEETDNLNAGITVVGKGARIPSGVKIGRNCKIGCWVDSADFPSKHIPSGESVSSKAPRRHPL, from the coding sequence ATGAACCGGGTGTTAGCTATGATTTTGGCCGGCGGTGCCAGCGAAAGGTTGAGTATTCTGTCTGCAGAAAGGGCTAAACCGGCAGTACCTTTTGGTGGCAAATACCGGATTATCGATTTCACCTTGAGCAATTGTGCCAATTCTAGGATTTCTAATGTAGCTGTGCTTACTCAATTTAATCCTCGCTCTTTGGTCCAACATATCGGTGTCGGTAGGCCTTGGGATTTAGATAGGACTACCGGTGCGGTTGTCCTGCTTCAGCCCTTTCTGAGCCGGTCAACTCGAGACTGGTACAAAGGCACGGCCGATGCTGTCTACCAGAACCTTTATTATGTGGAAGATCAAAAAGTAGATGAAGTCCTTATTCTAGCTGGCGATCACATTTATACTATGCGCTATGACCATATGATACACACCCATCGTAACAGGCAAGCTGATGTTACCGTGGCGGTAACTGAAGTGCCTTTGTCAGAAGTTTCGAGATTCGGCATCATTACGCTAGACCATAATGAGCGTGTAATCAGTTTCCAGGAGAAACCGAGGACTGCTAAGAGCAACCTTGCTTCGATGGGCATATATGTTTTCGATAAGAATGTTCTGATTGATTGCCTTGAGGAGTATGCTCAAAGGAAAGGCGGTCATGATTTTGGACAAGACATTTTGCCGGAAATTATCGGAAAGCATAAAGTCTATGGTTACAGGTTTCGCGGCTACTGGCGGGACGTGGGCACTATCGAATCCTATTGGCAAGCTAATATGGATTTGATTGTCGATTTACCTGATCTGAACCTTTATGATGCGGCGGCTGAAGTTCGGACTGTGCACCGGGATAGACCACCAGCAAAGCTTGGACCAAATGCCCAAATAGCAAAGAGCCTAGTGTCCAATGGTGCCATTATTAATGGTAATGTGGAGAGGTCTATTATCTTTCCTGGTGTGTTTGTTGAGGATGATGCTGTGGTAAGAGATTCGATTATTTTTGATGATACTACTGTGGGTGGGGGAGCCATCGTTGACAAGTCTATTGTTGATAAACAGGTTTGGATCAGTCCGGGTAGCCATATTGGTTATGGTGATGACTTTACACCCAGCAAAGAGGAAACAGACAACCTGAACGCTGGTATAACCGTGGTTGGCAAAGGGGCCAGGATACCGAGCGGGGTCAAAATAGGCCGCAACTGCAAGATCGGTTGCTGGGTAGATAGCGCTGATTTCCCATCCAAGCATATCCCCAGTGGAGAGAGTGTGTCCAGTAAGGCACCACGGCGTCATCCCTTATAG
- a CDS encoding DUF1957 domain-containing protein, translated as MKTGGFTFVLHSHLPYCRNAGRWPHGEEWIHEAASETYIPLLDALYDLKQEGCAFKLTLGITPVLVEQLADPLVIDHLVEFIEDKIYRAQGDVKRFDKAGEGHLLYLAQFYLDYYQHALTTFNERFGRNIVSAFRQLQDEGYIEIATSAATHAYLPLLERDSSIYGQLQTGKRNYKRHFGVDPSSIWLPECGYRPAYYAGSSGKSHVKPGLESFLAQLGLTCFFVETHTVEGGEPVGKAREEVIGPYASMSRRYVVPLPQYSEPTQRTTYLPYWVRTPEVAVIGRDNRTSMQVWSAEWGYPGDFNYREFHKKDGISGLQYWKITGAKLDLAYKEYYDPYWADKRVAEHSSHYAHLVNESMTKFYQETGKFGIIAAAYDTELFGHWWFEGVSWLKQVLRHLSQSELVELTTASEFVRKHPPEDVLALPESSWGLGGGHFTWQNADTDWVWPIINSAALRMEELVARHPKADGTMKEILNQAARELVLLQSSDWPFLITTGQARHYAENRFLEHVNRFQQLADIAESGRPDKADLTLCHQLWELDKVFPHMDYRSFADREGKVIS; from the coding sequence ATGAAAACTGGAGGATTTACCTTTGTCTTACATAGTCATCTTCCTTATTGTCGTAATGCTGGGCGTTGGCCGCATGGTGAGGAGTGGATTCATGAGGCGGCTTCAGAAACATACATTCCACTGCTTGATGCTCTTTATGACCTAAAACAAGAAGGCTGCGCTTTCAAGTTGACTTTGGGTATCACCCCAGTGCTAGTTGAGCAGTTGGCTGACCCGTTAGTAATTGACCATTTAGTCGAATTCATTGAAGACAAAATCTATCGGGCTCAGGGAGACGTAAAGCGATTTGATAAAGCCGGAGAAGGCCATCTCCTTTACTTAGCCCAATTCTACCTTGACTACTATCAGCATGCACTTACGACTTTCAATGAGAGATTCGGACGAAATATAGTCTCTGCCTTTAGACAGTTGCAGGATGAAGGATATATAGAGATAGCTACTAGTGCAGCTACACATGCCTATTTGCCATTGCTTGAGCGTGATTCTTCTATCTACGGTCAATTACAAACTGGCAAGAGAAACTATAAGCGACATTTTGGTGTCGACCCATCATCCATTTGGCTTCCTGAGTGTGGTTATCGTCCTGCTTATTATGCTGGCAGCTCCGGCAAGAGCCATGTTAAGCCTGGCTTAGAATCTTTCCTAGCCCAGCTTGGTTTGACCTGTTTCTTTGTTGAAACTCATACTGTGGAAGGTGGTGAGCCTGTAGGTAAAGCCAGGGAAGAAGTTATCGGCCCCTATGCCAGTATGTCACGGCGCTACGTAGTGCCGCTGCCCCAATATTCAGAACCAACGCAGAGGACTACCTATTTGCCTTATTGGGTGCGGACACCGGAGGTTGCTGTCATCGGCAGAGATAATCGAACTAGCATGCAGGTATGGTCTGCTGAATGGGGTTATCCTGGTGACTTCAATTATCGCGAGTTCCATAAAAAGGATGGCATTTCCGGGCTTCAGTATTGGAAGATTACCGGAGCTAAGTTAGATTTGGCTTACAAGGAATATTATGACCCTTATTGGGCAGATAAGCGTGTTGCTGAGCATAGTTCTCATTATGCTCATTTAGTCAACGAGTCGATGACAAAATTCTATCAGGAAACTGGCAAATTTGGCATTATCGCTGCAGCTTATGATACTGAGCTTTTTGGGCACTGGTGGTTTGAGGGTGTTAGCTGGCTGAAGCAGGTTTTACGACATCTAAGTCAAAGCGAATTGGTGGAATTGACTACAGCCAGTGAGTTTGTAAGGAAACATCCGCCTGAAGATGTGTTAGCCTTGCCAGAGAGTTCTTGGGGGTTGGGTGGTGGGCATTTCACGTGGCAGAATGCTGATACCGATTGGGTCTGGCCGATTATTAACTCGGCTGCATTGAGAATGGAAGAGCTAGTGGCCAGACATCCTAAAGCCGATGGGACGATGAAGGAAATCTTAAATCAGGCAGCCAGAGAATTGGTACTGCTACAGTCTAGTGACTGGCCTTTTCTGATAACCACTGGCCAGGCTCGCCACTATGCGGAAAATCGTTTCCTGGAGCATGTAAACCGTTTTCAGCAATTGGCTGACATAGCTGAATCGGGACGGCCGGATAAAGCAGACTTGACTCTTTGCCATCAGCTATGGGAGCTGGATAAAGTTTTTCCCCACATGGACTACCGTTCCTTTGCTGATAGGGAAGGCAAAGTCATTTCATGA
- a CDS encoding glycogen synthase, producing MKVLFVAAEATPLVKVGGLADVIGSLPKALIEIGHDVRVIMPRYGIIDSGKFPVSPVIDNLNIEVMKTTEGMSLKVTELDSKVKVYLVDSDGFRNSIEVYGKGELERFLLFCRTVLDILPKLDWQPEIVHCHDWHTALVPLWLKKKDYAYSSIFTIHNLAYQGFFDRGFLVDYGMEQDWQCRPAGAPEAPLNFMSQGILWADMVTTVSETYAREILIPEYGVGLDYLLRYRQDKLFGIVNGLSYEEFNPATDAFIPTRYDISTVGNRITNKLALQKLAGFAEDAGVPLIGMVSRLDEQKGLDILSASFDTLFQNTEAHIVILGKGREEYHDLLRQAASRHPQQLAVFIDFDDALARLIYAGCDMFLMPSRFEPCGLGQLIAMRYGAVPVVRHTGGLADTVRDLSQDLNEGSGFVFQDYDSGAMLDAIQRAVNSCKKKAWQNVMRRVMTLDFSWQASAKKYESLYRKALELTKS from the coding sequence ATGAAGGTCCTCTTTGTTGCTGCAGAAGCCACTCCGCTGGTGAAGGTGGGTGGCCTGGCAGATGTCATTGGCTCTTTACCTAAAGCACTTATTGAAATTGGGCATGATGTGCGAGTGATAATGCCAAGATATGGCATTATTGATTCTGGCAAATTCCCCGTGTCACCGGTAATTGATAATTTGAATATAGAGGTAATGAAAACTACCGAAGGAATGTCTCTGAAAGTAACTGAGCTTGACAGCAAGGTCAAAGTTTATCTGGTGGATAGTGATGGTTTTCGTAATTCTATCGAAGTGTACGGCAAAGGTGAGCTGGAGCGCTTTCTTCTCTTCTGTCGGACTGTTTTGGATATATTGCCTAAGTTGGACTGGCAACCTGAGATAGTTCATTGCCATGACTGGCATACTGCATTGGTTCCCCTATGGCTGAAGAAAAAAGATTATGCTTATTCTTCGATTTTCACCATTCATAACCTAGCCTATCAGGGATTCTTCGACCGTGGCTTTCTGGTTGATTACGGGATGGAGCAAGATTGGCAATGTCGTCCAGCCGGTGCACCTGAAGCTCCGCTTAATTTCATGAGTCAAGGTATTCTTTGGGCTGACATGGTGACGACGGTTAGCGAGACCTATGCAAGGGAGATCTTAATTCCAGAATATGGGGTGGGGCTTGACTATCTCTTGCGTTACCGACAGGATAAGCTCTTTGGGATAGTTAATGGATTGAGCTACGAAGAGTTTAACCCAGCAACTGACGCTTTTATACCGACCAGGTATGATATTTCCACAGTAGGCAATAGAATTACTAATAAGCTTGCCCTGCAGAAACTGGCTGGTTTTGCTGAGGATGCCGGTGTACCGCTTATCGGGATGGTGTCACGTCTTGATGAACAGAAAGGTCTTGATATATTAAGTGCTAGCTTTGATACTTTATTCCAGAATACGGAAGCTCATATTGTTATCCTGGGAAAGGGTAGGGAAGAGTATCATGATTTGCTTAGACAAGCAGCCAGTAGGCATCCTCAGCAATTGGCCGTGTTTATTGATTTTGATGATGCCTTAGCCCGTCTTATTTATGCGGGCTGCGACATGTTTTTAATGCCATCTCGGTTCGAACCATGTGGCTTGGGGCAGCTGATTGCTATGCGCTACGGGGCTGTGCCTGTGGTTCGTCACACTGGCGGATTGGCCGACACGGTTCGTGACTTATCTCAAGACCTTAATGAGGGCAGCGGTTTTGTTTTTCAGGATTATGATTCTGGCGCCATGTTAGATGCTATTCAGCGCGCGGTGAATAGCTGCAAAAAGAAAGCTTGGCAGAATGTGATGCGACGTGTAATGACACTGGATTTTTCTTGGCAGGCCTCCGCCAAGAAGTATGAGTCTCTTTATCGTAAGGCTCTGGAGTTGACGAAATCGTGA
- a CDS encoding ROK family protein, whose protein sequence is MISGERPVLTVDLGGTKIIAAVVLPDGKVLSRNYCLTMADKGPDIVIDRIMFAVNGAMAQARIKTSELIGFGIAAAGILDTKKGIVTTSPNLPHWRNVQLRDILAEKLGIVTYIINDASAAALGEHRFGVGRGFDNLIYLTVSTGIGGGIIIDGELYSGADGCAGELGHMTIKADGSQCHCGNFGCLEALASGWAVAKEAMTRINRGERSSIVELADGRLENITAEKVAMAARQGDQLACDIVAEAANYLGVGLANSVNIFNPELIVIGGGLSKIGYMLLKPARKVVKERAFRLPADTVRIVRARLGSNVGIIGTAAYVFEQCLETGAKV, encoded by the coding sequence ATGATAAGTGGCGAACGGCCGGTATTAACTGTAGACCTGGGTGGCACCAAGATTATCGCTGCGGTGGTTTTACCTGACGGTAAGGTATTATCGCGAAATTATTGCCTGACCATGGCTGATAAAGGCCCTGATATCGTAATCGATAGAATAATGTTTGCCGTGAATGGGGCTATGGCTCAAGCGAGAATCAAGACATCTGAGCTGATTGGCTTTGGCATTGCTGCTGCTGGAATCTTGGACACGAAGAAAGGAATCGTAACCACTTCACCTAATTTGCCGCATTGGCGTAATGTTCAGTTGCGCGATATTCTAGCTGAAAAGCTGGGCATTGTTACTTATATAATCAACGATGCCAGTGCTGCTGCACTAGGGGAGCATCGCTTTGGAGTTGGGAGGGGATTTGATAATCTAATCTATCTTACAGTGAGCACCGGTATTGGTGGTGGTATAATCATAGACGGCGAACTTTATTCTGGGGCTGATGGCTGTGCCGGAGAACTGGGGCATATGACGATAAAGGCTGATGGGTCTCAATGCCATTGCGGCAATTTCGGTTGTCTTGAGGCATTGGCTTCGGGCTGGGCTGTGGCTAAAGAAGCGATGACACGCATAAATCGGGGGGAAAGAAGTTCTATTGTCGAGCTTGCTGATGGCAGACTTGAAAACATTACTGCGGAGAAAGTAGCAATGGCGGCCAGACAAGGTGACCAGCTAGCCTGTGATATAGTGGCTGAAGCTGCTAATTATCTGGGTGTTGGCTTGGCGAATTCGGTCAATATCTTTAATCCCGAGTTGATTGTTATCGGCGGCGGTTTGTCCAAAATTGGATATATGCTGCTGAAACCAGCCCGGAAGGTGGTTAAAGAAAGGGCTTTTCGGTTGCCTGCTGATACAGTGCGTATCGTTCGGGCTCGCCTTGGCAGCAATGTCGGGATAATCGGTACTGCCGCTTATGTTTTCGAGCAATGTTTGGAAACAGGAGCCAAGGTATGA
- a CDS encoding photosystem reaction center subunit H produces MKAKELFGKQVIDANAKVVGKIVDVGLDIEEATINGILVKKGWAKKVSISPRNIDRIGDKVLLKVTKDRKKKI; encoded by the coding sequence ATGAAGGCCAAGGAGCTATTTGGCAAACAAGTTATTGATGCCAATGCTAAAGTGGTGGGCAAGATTGTGGATGTAGGCTTGGATATCGAAGAAGCGACGATTAATGGTATTTTAGTTAAAAAGGGATGGGCCAAGAAAGTGTCAATATCTCCGAGGAATATCGATAGGATCGGGGATAAGGTCTTATTGAAAGTCACCAAGGATAGGAAAAAGAAAATATAA